One genomic region from Accipiter gentilis chromosome Z, bAccGen1.1, whole genome shotgun sequence encodes:
- the LOC126035841 gene encoding endogenous retrovirus group K member 5 Gag polyprotein-like, translated as MPCLTALLFQQPQIPAAVPARVSGANRVSARTCAARKSAVADPELRDQTLEKADSLAEFPPPPAEETGNSSVSRSHSSSPKPVTSSLYPPLPPSTPPSLFEEKEERATGLGDTQLREMLQKLEALEARLESLVKPEPVSSIFPAPLPPFSTGFSSFPRPPPTNPFNSQDVSGEIGAMAPLLPSPPTALLTGRGVGDPANRWKGVIRGALVEGQFIPFVTGAHGGLVWEALDWKVLKEAKAAVTQYGLKSPYSQSIIQHVFSAHLLTPYDVKMIVQMLLLPCQQLQFYQNWQAACENAAAIPRQQGDPLCGVQAQMLLGVGPYTRSDWQAQFVTEVLQLSQDLAFKALSSVHDEKIGHTFTSVKQGPTEVFSAFIDRLHTAIMAHPDLDPEMKTKFLDMLAFDNANEKTKKALSVLPKGSTTAQLLEAAERMLESEKATVVAAAVGAAVKPLLTKSKGVRKEDTMVTTRPYVMHLPIALIGRDLLSQMGARLVTQPF; from the exons ATGCCTTGCTTGACAGCTCTGCTCTTTCAGCAGCCTCAAATTCCAGCTGCTGTTCCAGCCCGTGTATCTGGGGCAAACAGGGTCTCCGCACGGACTTGTGCAGCTAGGAAGTCTGCGGTAGCAGATCCAGAGCTCAGAGACCAGACTTTGGAAAAAGCTGACAGCCTGGCAGAatttccaccaccaccagcagaagagacGGGAAACAGCTCAGTCTCTAGATCCCATTCTTCATCACCTAAACCAGTCACTTCGTCCCTGTATCCACCGCTGCCGCCATCCACTCCTCCATCCCTGtttgaggaaaaggaggaacgGGCGACAGGTCTGGGGGATACGCAGTTGAGGGAAATGCTACAAAAGCTGGAGGCTCTCGAAGCCCGCCTGGAGTCGTTGGTGAAGCCCGAGCCGGTGTCATCAATTTTTCCTGCACCTCTGCCACCTTTCAGCACAGGATTTTCATCGTTCCCGCGACCACCTCCAACGAATCCCTTTAATTCACAGGACGTATCGGGTGAGATCGGTGCCATGGCACCTTTGCTGCCGTCACCTCCGACGGCTTTGTTAACGGGGCGTGGGGTCGGAGATCCAGCAAACAGATGGAAGGGGGTAATTAGAGGTGCTTTAGTTGAAGGTCAGTTTATTCCGTTTGTGACAGGTGCACATGGAGGTCTTGTTTGGGAAGCATTAGACTGGAAAGTTTTAAAGGAAGCTAAGGCAGCAGTTACTCAATATGGGTTAAAATCACCGTACAGTCAATCTATTATTCAACATGTATTTTCTGCGCATTTGTTGACACCGTACGATGTTAAAATGATTGTACAAATGTTATTGCTTCCATGCCAGCAGCTCCAGTTTTATCAAAACTGGCAAGCGGCCTGTGAAAATGCAGCCGCTATCCCTCGACAGCAAGGGGATCCTTTATGTGGTGTACAGGCTCAAATGTTGCTGGGTGTGGGCCCTTACACCAGGTCTGACTGGCAAGCACAATTTGTCACAGAAGTCTTACAACTCAGTCAGGACTTAGCTTTCAAAGCATTGAGTAGCGTGCATGATGAGAAAATTGGACATACTTTTACCTCGGTGAAGCAAGGCCCCACGGAagtgttttcagcttttattgaTCGATTGCATACCGCTATCATGGCACACCCTGATTTAGATCCTGAAATGAAAACCAAGTTCTTGGATATGCTTGCTTTtgataatgcaaatgaaaaaaccaaaaaagctctTAGTGTACTGCCAAAAGGTTCTACCACCGCTCAGCTGTtagaagctgcagagaggatgCTAGAATCAGAAAAAGCAACAGTGGTGGCTGCTGCGGTAGGAGCGGCTGTAAAACCCCTATTAACAAAAAGCAAAGGAGTGCGAAAAg aggacACTATGGTAACCACTCGACCGTATGTGATGCATTTACCGATAGCTCTAATTGGTCGGGATCTTTTATCCCAAATGGGTGCTCGTTTAGTTACACAACCTTTTTAG